In Nostoc sphaeroides, the genomic window CGCTCTGGGATTTTGATCTAGGTTACGGTATTGGATCTCAAGGTAGTGGTTTGTTAGCTTCTGTTTCTACTGTTGTGATTCCGGGTTTATCTCTGCGTTTACGTTACGATGGAATTTCTACAACTTCAGATATCGCTTCTTTTCGGATTGAACTTGCTTCAGCAGTTAATTTTAATCCTAAAATTAGCCCTGGTGATACTCGATTTGAACGTTTACGCAGTGAAGGTGGAATCTTTATTGAACCTTTCTTAGATAAGAATAATAACGGCGTTCGGGATAATGATGAACAAATTTATACTCAAGATATTGAGCTACTATTAATCCTTAATAATAAAAAATTTAATCCTATCTTCTCAAATATTACAAAACAAGGCGTTTTCTTAAAACTTGCTCCTGGGATTTACCGAATTGATTTAGATCCGGCTGGATATCCTCTCGACTGGAAACCTACCCAAGCTGCTTCTGCGGTAGAAGTGGTTGCAGGTAGTTATACAACAGTTTTAATACCTTTTGTCGCCTCTTATACCGTAGCTGGAACTATTACAAATTCACAAGGAAACCCTATTGTTGGTGCTAAAGTTGAAGCTATTGATCCTAATTCTAAGTCATCCGTTATATCTATTACTAATAGTGCAGGTGTTTTCTATCTAGAACAGTTGCGACAAGGGACTTATCAGTTAAAAGTTAATGATAAATCTGTTGAACCTAATTCAATTACAATTAAAGCAGATTCCAATACTTTGCAAGAATTAAATTTAAAATTACCTTAACTCACATATAACCAAATAAAGATGGAAAGTGCTGGCATAGTGCAAGTTTAACCGCAGAGTTGCAAATCTTAATAACAAGAAAGACTCAAGCTAAATCCTGGCAATACATTTTCATCCGATAATTGCGTCGGCAGATTTTGCACTTCCACATCTTGTTTTTGGCGATAAACTTCCACTTGCTGCTGTTGAGGGTTAATTAACCATGCTAATTGCACGCCAGCATCTATATATTCTTGCATTTTGGAACGCAACATTTCCAAATCATCTGTTGCTGACCTTAATTCAATGACAAAATCGGGTGCAATCGGGGGAAATTTGCGTCTTTGTTCAGGTGTAAGTGCTTGCCAACGTTCTCGTTGAATCCAAGCCGCATCTGGGGAACGATCGCCACCATTGGGTAATTTGAATATAGTAGAAGAACTGAAAGTGTAACCCAGTCCAGTTTGCCGATTCCAGATTCCCAAATCAATAATTAAATCTGCTTCTCGATTACCGCTTTCACCTCCAACGGGGGAGATGATGATTAATTCTCCCTTGGCAGTGCGTTCAAATTTCAATTCGCGGTTATTTTGACATAAGTGATAAAATTGTTCGTCACTCAGGTTAACGGTGTCTAGTTTTAATGTCAAAGGACTCATGACCTAGACCTAGATTAAATAGTTGCAAAGATTATATCATGCCACATCTTAACGGCTGTAAGATGCCGATGCCTGCGGCGGGCAAAGCCATCGCACACCACGCAAGTTCAAAAACTAGGATACCTTCTTAGTCCGCCCAGGTAGACGAAAGTTTGTGTGGCCGCGATTTCTAATCGCCAAGTGGTTTATAAACAAATTAGAGATTCTGGAAAGGGAATAAACGATGCGACTTTCACAAATGTTATTTGTTACACTGCGGGATGATCCGGCTGATGCTGAGATTCCTAGCCATAAATTATTACTCCGTGCAGGCTACATTCGTCGCATCGGTAGTGGTCTTTATGCTTATTTACCTTTGATGTGGCGAGTATTGCAAAAAGTTTCCCAGATTGTGCGGGAAGAAATGAATGCTACAGGCGCACAAGAATGTCTTTTGCCACAATTACAACCTGCTGATTTATGGAAGGAATCGGGACGCTGGGACACTTATACCAAAGCCGAGGGGATCATGTTTTCCCTAATTGACCG contains:
- a CDS encoding Uma2 family endonuclease; its protein translation is MSPLTLKLDTVNLSDEQFYHLCQNNRELKFERTAKGELIIISPVGGESGNREADLIIDLGIWNRQTGLGYTFSSSTIFKLPNGGDRSPDAAWIQRERWQALTPEQRRKFPPIAPDFVIELRSATDDLEMLRSKMQEYIDAGVQLAWLINPQQQQVEVYRQKQDVEVQNLPTQLSDENVLPGFSLSLSCY